Proteins encoded together in one Triticum dicoccoides isolate Atlit2015 ecotype Zavitan chromosome 7B, WEW_v2.0, whole genome shotgun sequence window:
- the LOC119336664 gene encoding BTB/POZ and MATH domain-containing protein 3-like gives MSAFTGVSIASSNRQCFCETSAVDARGDSGYHLLMVTGYSRTKQLIPTGEGITAGPFSVGGHDWMIEYYPNGENPSCADFISLFLTFHYDADTDEGEPVEVRFSFSLVDQVEKQMATHIRGTGETRDFSTATSIWGNDRFMRRDAVEHSAGLKCDCLTIRCDVMVLRNSKVGDDDAGGHGGTKELLLPDIHQHFNSLLQNKVGADVAFQVGGKTFAAHRCVLAARSTVFMAQLFGPMKEASNTVIQIKDMDPKVFTALLSFVYTDSFPDMYEDNIKLSEICKDTGQGQEDEMSEAVDHGQDAEAAEDEMGLVQWLQGLFVAADRYDLQRLKFICVKQLAQRMGVSSVASTLALAEQHHCRGLKEACLKFIQVQSPPCLQTLMASNGWGHIVTTYPSVLNELIAMLASNQRK, from the coding sequence ATGTCGGCCTTCACCGGCGTCTCCATCGCCAGCAGCAACAGGCAGTGCTTCTGCGAGACGTCGGCCGTGGACGCCCGCGGGGACAGCGGCTACCACCTGCTCATGGTCACCGGCTACTCGCGCACCAAACAGCTGATTCCCACCGGCGAGGGCATCACCGCCGGTCCTTTCAGTGTAGGAGGCCACGATTGGATGATTGAGTACTACCCCAACGGCGAGAACCCGAGCTGCGCCGACTTCATCTCGCTCTTTCTCACCTTTCACTACGACGCAGACACCGACGAGGGAGAGCCCGTGGAGGTCAGGTTCAGTTTCAGCCTCGTCGACCAGGTTGAGAAGCAGATGGCGACGCACATCCGTGGAACCGGTGAGACTCGCGACTTCTCCACCGCTACTTCAATCTGGGGCAACGACAGGTTTATGAGAAGAGACGCCGTTGAACACTCGGCGGGTCTCAAGTGTGATTGTCTCACCATCCGGTGCGACGTCATGGTCCTCCGCAACagcaaggttggtgatgatgatgccggTGGCCATGGCGGCACCAAGGAGCTCCTGCTGCCGGACATACACCAGCATTTCAACAGTCTCCTTCAAAATAAGGTGGGCGCCGATGTGGCATTCCAGGTCGGCGGCAAGACCTTCGCCGCACATCGGTGTGTGCTTGCTGCCCGATCCACAGTGTTCATGGCACAACTCTTTGGCCCCATGAAGGAGGCATCCAACACTGTCATACAGATCAAAGACATGGATCCAAAGGTGTTCACGGCTTTGCTTAGCTTTGTGTACACGGACTCGTTCCCTGACATGTACGAGGACAACATTAAGTTGAGTGAAATATGCAAAGATACGGgacaaggacaagaagatgaaatgTCGGAAGCTGTGGACCACGGACAAGATGCGGAAGCGGCAGAGGATGAAATGGGGCTGGTGCAATGGCTGCAGGGCTTGTTTGTAGCGGCAGACCGGTACGATCTCCAGCGGCTCAAGTTCATCTGTGTAAAGCAGTTGGCTCAGCGCATGGGTGTGAGCTCTGTGGCGTCCACCCTTGCTCTAGCCGAGCAGCACCACTGTCGCGGATTGAAGGAGGCGTGCTTGAAATTTATCCAAGTCCAATCACCCCCGTGTTTGCAGACACTAATGGCGAGTAATGGCTGGGGGCATATTGTCACGACATATCCCTCTGTTTTGAACGAGCTCATTGCCATGCTTGCTTCAAACCAGAGGAAGTAA
- the LOC119336665 gene encoding histone H2B.3, protein MAPKAEKKPVAEKAEKTTAAKKTKAEKRPPASKEGGEKKGKKKSKKSVETYKIYIFKVLKQVHPDIGISSKAMSIMNSFINDIFEKLAGESAKLARYNKKPTITSREIQTSVRLVLPGELAKHAVSEGTKAVTKFTSA, encoded by the coding sequence ATGGCCCCCAAGGCGGAGAAGAAGCCGGTGGCGGAGAAGGCCGAGAAGACCACGgcggcgaagaagaccaaggccgaGAAGCGGCCGCCGGCGTCCAAGGAGGGCggcgagaagaaggggaagaagaagtccaagaagagcGTGGAGACGTACAAGATCTACATCTTCAAGGTGTTGAAGCAGGTGCACCCGGACATCGGCATCTCCTCAAAGGCCATGTCcatcatgaactccttcatcaacgACATCTTTGAGAAGCTCGCCGGCGAGTCCGCCAAGCTGGCGCGCTACAACAAGAAGCCCACCATCACGTCCCGGGAGATCCAGACCTCCGTCCGCCTCGTCCTCCCCGGCGAGCTCGCCAAGCACGCCGTCTCCGAGGGCACCAAGGCCGTCACCAAGTTCACCTCGGCTTAG